In Thunnus thynnus chromosome 13, fThuThy2.1, whole genome shotgun sequence, the following proteins share a genomic window:
- the LOC137196250 gene encoding odorant receptor 131-2-like gives MLYANQSQTNITVGLQYQELLGTVLFAILTSVPCCVCLSINGTMLFTLRSKPVFRETSRYILLYNLLFADTVQLAQSQLMYILAVCRLRLTYPVCGFLTMLASLTNKISPLTLVLMSLERYVAVCYPLRHATIITIRNTGVAVIVVWAFSSVNVLTQVLLMLNFYFENPEILQMADFCGKDSVMLDPISDVYDKAYTCFLFISAAMVVTCSYVGVMIAARSAYTDKASAHKARNTLLLHLVQLGLNLSSTIHNPLLIAISKILDRITSVRIQIVLYVCIIILPRCLSALIYGIRDQTIRPVLIYHLYHLCCQWRRSLFL, from the coding sequence ATGTTGTACGCAAATCAGTCGCAAACCAACATCACTGTTGGACTGCAGTATCAGGAGCTACTGGGAACAGTGTTGTTTGCCATTCTGACTTCAgtgccatgctgtgtgtgtctttccATTAATGGGACCATGTTATTCACTTTGAGGAGTAAACCTGTGTTTCGAGAGACCTCCCGTTACATTCTTCTGTATAACCTCCTTTTTGCAGACACTGTACAATTGGCACAGAGTCAGTTAATGTACATTCTGGCTGTTTGTAGATTAAGGCTGACATATCCTGTGTGTGGTTTTCTCACCATGCTCGCCAGTCTCACAAATAAGATCTCTCCTCTCACACTGGTGTTGATGTCTCTGGAGAGATATGTAGCTGTGTGCTACCCACTGAGGCATGCTACCATCATCACTATCAGAAACACAGGGGTGGCTGTTATTGTGGTTTGGGCATTTAGTTCAGTAAATGTCCTCACTCAagttttattgatgttaaatttttattttgaaaacccAGAGATCCTGCAGATGGCAGACTTTTGTGGCAAAGACAGTGTGATGCTTGATCCAATATCAGATGTTTATGATAAAGCCtacacttgttttttgtttatatcaGCCGCTATGGTAGTCACTTGCTCCTATGTTGGTGTGATGATAGCAGCCAGATCAGCCTACACAGACAAAGCTTCAGCCCATAAGGCACgtaacacactgctgctgcacctCGTGCAGCTGGGCCTCAATCTTTCCTCAACTATACACAACCCATTGCTTATAGCTATCTCAAAAATCCTAGACAGGATAACAAGTGTGCGCATACAGATTGTCCTTTATGTGTGTATTATCATCCTTCCCAGATGTCTGAGTGCTCTAATCTATGGAATCAGAGACCAGACCATCAGACCTGTTCTCATATACCATCTGTATCATCTGTGCTGTCAGTGGAGACGCTCACTGTTTCTCTAA
- the LOC137196249 gene encoding odorant receptor 131-2-like, with the protein MLYANQSQTNITVGLQYQELLGLVMFSILTSVPCCVFLFINGTMLFTMRSKPVFRETSRYILLYNLLFGDTVQMAQSQLMYILAACRLRLTYAVCGVLVMLAELTNKISPLTLVLMSLERYVAVCYPLRHTAIITIRNTGVAICVIWTFSSVNVLTQVLLMLNFQFEDLVSMQMADFCGKESMTLDQISDLYEKGYTCFLFVLAGMAVTFSYVGVMIAARSASTDQSSASKARKTLLLHLVQLGLSLSSAIHNPLLFFISKNLNRIIFVRIQIVIYFCITILPRCLSALIYGIRDQTIRPVLMYHLCCQWRCLPLLSVVPTKANIILVT; encoded by the coding sequence ATGTTGTACGCAAATCAGTCGCAGACCAACATCACTGTTGGACTGCAGTATCAGGAGTTACTGGGATTAGTGATGTTTTCCATTCTGACGTCAGTGCcatgctgtgtgtttctcttcattAATGGGACCATGCTATTCACCATGAGGAGTAAACCTGTGTTTCGAGAGACCTCCCGTTACATTCTTCTGTATAACCTCCTTTTTGGAGACACTGTACAGATGGCACAGAGTCAGTTAATGTACATTCTGGCTGCTTGTAGATTAAGGCTGACCTATGCTGTATGCGGTGTTCTTGTTATGCTCGCCGAGCTCACGAATAAAATCTCTCCTCTCACACTGGTGTTGATGTCTCTGGAGAGATATGTAGCTGTGTGCTACCCACTGAGGCACACTGCTATCATCACTATCAGAAACACTGGGGTGGCCATATGTGTGATCTGGACCTTCAGTTCAGTAAATGTCCTCACTCAagttttattgatgttaaatTTTCAGTTTGAAGACCTTGTGAGCATGCAGATGGCAGACTTTTGTGGCAAAGAAAGTATGACGCTTGATCAAATATCAGATCTTTATGAAAAAGGCTacacttgttttctgtttgttttagccGGTATGGCAGTCACTTTTTCCTATGTTGGTGTGATGATAGCAGCCAGATCAGCTTCCACAGACCAAAGTTCAGCCAGTAAAGCTCgtaaaacactgctgctgcatctgGTGCAGCTGGGCCTCAGTCTGTCTTCAGCTATACACAACCCATTACTGTTCTTTATCTCCAAAAACCTAAACAGGATCATATTTGTGCGCATCCagattgttatttatttttgtattaccATCCTTCCCAGATGTCTGAGTGCTCTTATCTATGGAATCAGAGACCAGACCATCAGACCTGTTCTCATGTACCATCTATGCTGCCAGTGGAGATGCTTACCTTTGCTCTCAGTTGTCCCAACCAAGGCTAACATCATACTTGTCACTTAA
- the LOC137196248 gene encoding odorant receptor 131-2-like, whose product MLYANQSQTNITVGLQYQELLGTVLFAILTSVTCCVFLSINGTMLFTLRSKPVFRETSRYILLYNLLFGDTVLLAHSQLMYILGACRLRLTYPVCGVLIMLASLTNKISPLTLVVMSLERYVAVCYPLRHTTIITVRNTGVAICVIWTFSSVNVLTQVLLMLNFQFEDLVSMQMADFCGKDSMMLDQISDLYEKAYTCFLFVSAGMAVAFSYVGVMIAARSASTDQSSASKARKTLLLHLVQLGLSLSSTIHNPLLFFISKNVNRIIFVRIQIVIYFCIIILPRCLSALIYGIRDQTIRPVLMYHLCCQWRCLPLLSVVPTKANVT is encoded by the coding sequence ATGTTGTACGCAAATCAGTCTCAGACCAACATCACTGTTGGACTGCAGTATCAGGAGCTACTGGGAACAGTGTTGTTTGCCATTCTGACGTCAGTGAcatgctgtgtgtttctttccatTAATGGGACCATGTTATTCACCTTGAGGAGTAAACCTGTGTTTCGAGAGACCTCCCGTTACATTCTTCTGTATAACCTCCTTTTTGGAGACACTGTACTGCTGGCTCATAGCCAGTTAATGTACATTCTAGGTGCTTGTAGATTAAGGCTGACCTATCCTGTATGTGGTGTTCTTATTATGCTCGCCAGTCTCACAAATAAAATCTCTCCTCTCACACTGGTAGTGATGTCTCTGGAGAGATATGTAGCTGTATGCTACCCACTGAGGCACACTACCATCATCACTGTCAGAAACACTGGGGTGGCCATATGTGTGATCTGGACCTTCAGTTCAGTAAATGTCCTCACTCAagttttattgatgttaaatTTTCAGTTTGAAGACCTTGTGAGCATGCAGATGGCAGACTTTTGTGGCAAAGACAGTATGATGCTTGATCAAATATCAGATCTTTATGAAAAAGCCTacacttgttttctgtttgtttcagccGGTATGGCAGTCGCTTTTTCCTATGTTGGTGTGATGATAGCAGCCAGATCAGCTTCCACAGACCAAAGTTCAGCCAGTAAAGCTCgtaaaacactgctgctgcatctgGTGCAGCTGGGCCTCAGTCTCTCTTCAACTATACACAACCCATTACTGTTCTTTATCTCCAAAAACGTAAACAGGATCATATTTGTGCGCATCCagattgttatttatttttgtattatcatCCTTCCCAGATGTCTGAGTGCTCTTATCTATGGAATCAGAGACCAGACCATCAGACCTGTTCTCATGTACCATCTATGCTGCCAGTGGAGATGCTTACCTTTGCTCTCAGTTGTCCCAACCAAGGCTAATGTCACTTAA
- the LOC137196246 gene encoding odorant receptor 131-2-like — protein MLYANQSQTNITVGLQYQELLGLVMFSILTSVPCCVFLFINGTMLFTMRSKPVFRETSRYILLYNLLFGDTVQMAQSQLMYILAACRLRLTYPVCGVLVMLAELTNKISPLTLVLMSLERYVAVCYPLRHTAIITIRNTGVAICVIWTFSSVNVLTQVLLMLNFRFEDLVSMQMADFCGKESMTLDQISDLYEKAYTCFLFVLAGMVVTCSYVGVMIAARSASTDQSSASKARKTLLLHLVQLGLGLSSTIYNPLLFFISKILDRIIFVRIQIVIYFCIIILPRCLSALIYGIRDQTIRPVLMYHLCCQWRCLPLLSVVPTKAKIILVT, from the coding sequence ATGTTGTATGCAAATCAGTCGCAGACCAACATCACTGTTGGACTGCAGTATCAGGAGTTACTGGGATTAGTGATGTTTTCCATTCTGACGTCAGTGCcatgctgtgtgtttctcttcattAATGGGACCATGCTATTCACCATGAGGAGTAAACCTGTGTTTCGAGAGACCTCCCGTTACATTCTTCTGTATAACCTCCTTTTTGGAGACACAGTACAGATGGCACAGAGTCAGTTAATGTACATTCTGGCTGCTTGTAGATTAAGGCTGACCTATCCTGTATGTGGTGTTCTTGTTATGCTCGCCGAGCTCACAAACAAAATCTCTCCTCTCACACTGGTGTTGATGTCTCTGGAGAGATATGTAGCTGTGTGCTACCCACTGAGGCACACTGCTATCATCACTATCAGAAACACTGGGGTGGCCATATGTGTGATCTGGACCTTCAGTTCAGTAAATGTCCTCACTCAagttttattgatgttaaatTTTCGGTTTGAAGACCTTGTGAGCATGCAGATGGCAGACTTTTGTGGCAAAGAAAGTATGACGCTTGATCAAATATCAGATCTTTATGAAAAAGCCTacacttgttttctgtttgttttagccGGTATGGTAGTCACTTGTTCCTATGTTGGTGTGATGATAGCAGCCAGATCAGCTTCCACAGACCAAAGTTCAGCCAGTAAAGCTCgtaaaacactgctgctgcatctgGTGCAGCTGGGCCTCGGTCTCTCTTCAACTATATACAACCCATTACTGTTCTTCATCTCCAAAATCCTCGACAGAATCATATTTGTGCGCATCCagattgttatttatttttgtattatcatCCTTCCCAGATGTCTGAGTGCTCTTATCTATGGAATCAGAGACCAGACCATCAGACCTGTTCTCATGTACCATCTATGCTGCCAGTGGAGATGCTTACCTTTGCTCTCAGTTGTCCCAACCAAGGCTAAAATCATACTTGTCACTTAA
- the LOC137196247 gene encoding odorant receptor 131-2-like: protein MLYANQSQTNITVGLQYQELLGLVMFSILTSVPCCVFLFINGTMLFTMRSKPVFRETSRYILLYNLLFGDTVQMAQSQLMYILAACRLRLTYPVCGVLVMLAELTNKISPLTLVLMSLERYVAVCYPLRHTTIITIRNTGVAICVIWTFSSVNVFTQVLLMLNFQFEDLVSMQMADFCGKESMTLDQILDLYEKAYTCFLFVSAGMVVACSYVGVMIAARSASTDQSSASKARKTLLLHLVQLGLGLSSTIYNPLLFFISKILDRIIFVRIQNVFYFCIIILPRCLSALIYGIRDQTIRPVLMYHLCCQWRCLPLLSVVPTKANIILVT, encoded by the coding sequence ATGTTGTACGCAAATCAGTCTCAGACCAACATCACTGTTGGACTGCAGTATCAGGAGTTACTGGGATTAGTGATGTTTTCCATTCTGACGTCAGTGCcatgctgtgtgtttctcttcattAATGGGACCATGCTATTCACCATGAGGAGTAAACCTGTGTTTCGAGAGACCTCCCGTTACATTCTTCTGTATAACCTCCTTTTTGGAGACACTGTACAGATGGCACAGAGTCAGTTAATGTACATTCTGGCTGCTTGTAGATTAAGGCTGACCTATCCTGTATGTGGTGTTCTTGTTATGCTCGCCGAGCTCACAAACAAAATTTCTCCTCTCACACTGGTGTTGATGTCTCTGGAGAGATATGTAGCTGTGTGCTACCCACTGAGGCACACTACTATCATCACTATCAGAAACACTGGGGTGGCCATATGTGTGATCTGGACCTTCAGTTCAGTAAATGTCTTCACTCAagttttattgatgttaaatTTTCAGTTTGAAGACCTTGTGAGCATGCAGATGGCAGACTTTTGTGGCAAAGAAAGTATGACGCTTGATCAAATATTAGATCTTTATGAAAAAGCCTacacttgttttctgtttgtttcagccGGTATGGTAGTCGCTTGTTCCTATGTTGGTGTGATGATAGCAGCCAGATCAGCTTCCACAGACCAAAGTTCAGCCAGTAAAGCTCgtaaaacactgctgctgcatctgGTGCAGCTGGGCCTTGGTCTCTCTTCAACTATATATAACCCATTGCTGTTCTTCATCTCCAAAATCCTCGACAGAATCATATTTGTGCGTATCcagaatgttttttatttttgtattatcatCCTTCCCAGATGTCTGAGTGCTCTTATCTATGGAATCAGAGACCAGACCATCAGACCTGTTCTCATGTACCATCTATGCTGCCAGTGGAGATGCTTACCTTTGCTCTCAGTTGTCCCAACCAAGGCTAACATCATACTTGTCACTTAA